ctctgcactcccaatgcagagggcacaggttcgatccctggttggggaactaagatttctgCATGCCTTGTGgtgaggcaaaaaaagaaaaaaaaaggtaatttctAACCATTTACTgttattcaaaggaaaaaaagaggctgTAAAGAAGAATTGGCTTTGTTGTTTTTCCATCTCTGGGTGTGTTATTTCCTAGGCCTTCATTTGGTACCTCTCTCGACAGTTTGCTCTCCACTATTatgttattcatttattattttataccaGTGTGGTCTTCTGCTTATCCAATGGGTTATAATCTATcactataattatttattattctgaTGCTTACATTATCCCACATTTGGCGATGCTGGCTGCTGTAAACTGGCTACTGTGACCTATGACACTGGCCCCTCATTCCTGGATACTTCTTTGCTTTcctgaaaaaaaacttttttcccaaGCTAATCAAGTATTTCTCCTACTCTGGCCACGGAATCAGGCATTTTTTTTCAAGGAGCCCttttgtaaatcagctgtacttcaattttaaaaaggaacccTGGTGTATTTTAGTGGAGAATGTTATTTACAATCCAGCTGGagaatatacatatgtgcatatatacggTACACTGGAAATCATGAAGTTACACAAGTATTTCGATCTAATACAaaagcccactccagtttttctcttttttgtatcTGCAGCTCTCTCCTCTTGTGGTGAGAAACGGGCCCTTCTTCCTTCGTCTGCTCATTCCTTCCATTGCCTCCCTGTGTAGCCCACTGCTCACTGTCCCTGctgctccacggcacgtggggATGGCGTCCTACCACTCGGGCCACACCTGAGCCAGGTTTCTGCTCTGGACTGACCTCTTCCTTATCCTGCTCCGGCCTGACACTCCGATCTAAGCCACCAAGTGTCCCCACGTCCCCGGACATGGATGCTACCTTCCTGACTTACGTAATGGCTTTAGGACCGAAGTGCTCAAGAACAGGacgggagggaagaggagggagacCAGAGAGAGCTGcatgcaactaaaaaaaaaatcacattatagCAAATTCTGTTTCACTCACTTGTGTTCTGATGTAGCTTCGTCTcctactagaatgtaaactccatgagaggAACGTGTGTCTGTCTTACTTACCATTTTATGCCTAGCACTTAGCATATATCCTGACACAAAGTAGGTATGTGAAAACATTCTGAatagaggaatgaatgaataccatgaaaaaataaagaactttatAGTTACCAGGCTGGGAAATGTACATAATTACTAACCAATTTGTCTAAGCCTTAGCCTGACATCTGGCTGCGTGCCATGTCTGGCACAGTGTGTGGCAGGCATGTAGTAGGTATtgaagaaattctttaaaaagtaaaaacaacttttttggttgcactgtgtcttcattgctgcgctgaggctttctctggttgcggcagCGAGGGTTACTCATTGccgtgcacgggcttctcattgtggtggcttctcttgctgtggagcacagcctctaggagcatgggcttcagtagtttcgtCGTGTAGGCTCAATAgatgtggctcacaggcttaatTGTTcggtggcacgtgggatcttcccggaccagggatccaacgtgtgtctcctgcattggcaggtggattcttatccattgtaccaccagggaagtccaggaaattattttaaaatggacagaCCCAAGGAATTATCTGAGATATTCATTTCGTTCATTGTGTGTCACAGTGAAGAAATAGCTGGGAACTACAGCGTGAAATGATGAAACAGGTCAACTACATTTTCAAACAATACCAGGATGAGTAAGCTCAACGTTCAGTGTTTTTCAAAAGACTCTTTAAGGGACTtctcagatggcacagtggtaaagaatcctcctgccaattcaggagatgccagagacttgggtatgatccctgggttgggaagatcccttggttgggaaatggcaacctgtcccagtatttttgtttggaaaattccatggagagaggaccctggtaggctatagtctatggggtcacaaagagtcaaaacactactgagcatgcaactatgcaagatttaaaaaaaatttatttgactgtattgagtatttcaaatcctaaaatgtgatgctgttaaaatgctgcactcaatatgccagcaaatttggaaaactcagcagtggccacaggactggaaaaggtcagtttacattccaatcccaaagaaaggcaatgccaaagaatgttcaaactaccgcacaattgtactcgtctcacacgctagcaaagtaatgctcaaaattctccaaactaggtttcaacagcatgtgaatcgagaacatccagatgttcaaactgggttagaaaaggaagaagaaccagagatcaaattgccaacatccactggatcataggaaaagcaagagaattccagaaaaacatctacttctgctcattgactatgctaaagcctttgaatgtgtggatcacaacaaactgtgggaaattcttctaggggtgggaatgccagaccaccttacctgccttcaagaaacctgtatgcaggataagaagcaacagttactcaatagatgcagaaaaagcctttgacaaaattcaacatccatttatgattaaaactctccagaaagcaggaatagaaggaacatacctcaacataataaaagctatatatgacaaacccacagcaagcatcaccctcaatggtgaaaaactgaaagcatttcccctgaaatcaggaacaagacaagggtgcccactctcaccactcctattcaacatagttttggaagtgttggccacagcaatcagggcagaaaaagaagtaaaaggaatccagataggaaaagaagaagtgaaactctctctgtttgcagatgacatgatcctctacatagaaaaccctaaagactctaccagaaaattactagagctaatcaacgaatacagtcaagttgcaggatataaaattaacacatagaaatctcttgcattcctatacactaacaatgagaaaacagagaaattaaggaaacaataccattcaccattgcaacaaaaagaataaaatacttaggagtatatctacctaaagaaacaaaagacctatacatagaaaactataaaacactgatgaaagaaatcaaagaggacacaaacagatggagaaatataccgtgttcatggattggaagaatcaatattgtcaaaatggctatactacccaaagcaatctatagattcaatgcaatccctatcaaactaccaagtgtatttttcacagaactagaacaaataatttcacaatttgtatggaaatacaaaaaacctcgaatagccaaagtaaccttgagaaagaagaatggaactggaggaatcaatctgcctgacttcagactatactacacagccacagtcatcaagagagtatggtactggcacaaagacagaaatatagatcaatggaacagaatagaaagcccagagataaatccacgaacctatggtcaccttatctttgacaaaggaggcaaggatatacaatggaaaaatgacaacctctttaacaagtggtgctgggaaaactggtcaaccacctgtaaaagaatgaaagtagagcactttctaacaccatacacaaaaataaactcaaaatggattaaagatctaaatgtaagaccagaaactataaaactcctagaggagaacatgggcaaaacactctccgacataaatcacagcaggatcctctatgacccacatcccagaattttagaaacaaaagcaaaaataaacaaatgggacctaatgaaacttaaaagcttttgcacaacaaaggaaactataagcaaggtgaaaagacagccctcagattgggagaaaataatagcaaacgaagcaacagacaaaggattaatctcaaaaatatacaagcaactcctccagctcaattccagaaaaataaatgacccaatcaaaaaatgggccaaagaactcaacagacatttctccaaggaagacatacagatggctaacaaacacatgaaaagatgctcaacatcactcattttcagagaaatgcaaatcaaaaccacaatgaggtaccattacacgccagtcaggatggctgctatccaaaagtctacaagcaataaatgctggagagggtgtggagaaaagggaaccctcttacactgttggtgggaatgcaaattagtacagccactatggaaaacagtgtggagatttcttaaaaagctggaaatagaactgccatatgacccagcaatcccacttctgggcatacacaccaaggaaaccagatctgaaagagatacgtgcaccccaatgttcattgcagcactgtttataatagccaggacatggaagcaactgagatgcccatcagcagatgaatggatgaggaagctgtggtacatatacatcatggaatattactcagccattaaaaagaattcatttgaatcagttctaatgagatggatgaaactggagcccattatacagagtgaagtaagccagaaagataaagaccattacagtatactaacacatatatatatggaatttaaacagatggtaacgataaccctatatgcaaaacagaaaaagagatacagatgtataaaacagacttgtggactctgtgggagaaggcgagggtgggatgtttcaagagaacagcatcgaaacatgtatattatctagggtgaaacagatcaccagcccaggttggatgcatgagacaagtgctcgggcctggtgcactgggaagacccagtgggatcgggtggagagggtggtgggaggggggactgggatggggaatacatgtaaatccatggctaattcatttcaatgtatgacaaaaaccactgcaatgttgtaaagtaattagcctccaactaataaaaataaatggaaaaaaaaaaaaaaaagaagcaacagttagaactggacatggaacaacagactgattccaagttgggaaaagagtatgtcaaggctgtatattgtcaccctgcttatttaaattctatgcagagtacatcatgcaaaatgtcaggctggatgaaacacaaactgaaatcaagatttctaggagaaatatcaataacctcaggtatgtagatgacactactcttatggcagaaagtgaagaggaactaaagaacctgttgatgaaagtgaaagaggagagtgaaaaagatgacctaaaactcaacattcaaaaaacaaagatcatggcatccagtcccattactttgtggcaaatagatggggaaacaatggaaacagtgacagactttattttcttgggctccaaaatcactgcaaatagtgactgcagccatgaaatgaaaagacacatgctccttggaagaaaagctatgacaaaccaggagagcatattaaaaagcagagacataactttactgacaaaggtccttctagtcaaagctatggtttttccagtagtcatgtatggatgtgagagttggactataaagaaagctgagcactgaagaattgatgcttttgaactgtggtgttggagaagactcttaagagtcccttggactgcaaggagatcaagccagtcaatcgtaaaggaagtcagtcctgaatattccttggaaggactgatgctgaagctgaaactccagcactttggccatgtgatgtgaaaaactgactcattggaaaagaccctgatgctgggaaatattgaaggcgggagaaggggacgacagaggatgagatggttggatgggatcaccgactcaacggacatgaaattgagcaagctctgggagttggtgatggatagcgaagcctggcgtgctgcagtccattgggtctcaaagagttggacatgactgaataactgaactgaactgaagcaggtaTTAGCTGTGGGACACATGggacttttagttgtggcatgtgggatcattttctttagttgcagcatgcaaactcttagttgcagcacgtgggatctagttccctgaccaaggctcaaacccaggcccctgcattgggagcatggaatcttcaccactggatcaccaggtaaGTTTCTCAATGTTTAATTTGAACATAAGACAACATTTAGCAAGACCTTGTTAcatttgcatgtgtgctcactcatTCAGTAgtgtttggctctttgcaaccccatgctaggctcctctgtctatggaattttccaggcaagaatacagaagtgggtatcttcctgacccagggatcgaacctgtgtctcttgtgtctcctgcactggcaggattctttaccactgcggctcctgggaagcctgctttATCAAGGAggcaaaaaacataaaaacaggtACAAATTTTATTATCAGGGACACGGCATAATACGTAGTAGAGCACATGCTTGTGTGCTTAgatgctaagtcatatctgattctttgtgaccccacggactgtagcacgccaggcttccctgtccttcactacctctaggagtttgctcaaactcatgtccattgagttggtgatgctatctaatcatctcattctctgccaccctattctccttttgccttcaaactttcccagcatcagggtcctttccagtgagtcggctctttgcatcagatggctgaagtagtggagcttcagcttcagcaacagtctttccaatgaatattcagggttgatttcctttaggattgactagtttgatcttcttgctgtccaagggactctcaagagtcttcaccagcaccacagttcaaaagcatcaattcttcagcactcagctttccttctggtccagctctcacatttgtacatgactcctgaaaaaccatagctttgacaatgtggacctttgttggcaaagtgatatcttgtctctgctttttccttccaaggagcaagtgtctttgaatttcatggctgcagtcactgtctgcagtgatttgggagcccaagaaaataaaatctgtcactgcttctgctttttcaccttctatttgccatgaagtcataggaccagatgccatgatctttgttttttgaatgttgagtttcagtctcactttttcattctcctctttcaccctcatcaagaggctctttagttcctcttcactttctgccattaaagcagtatcatctgcgtatctgaggttgttgatatttcttctggcaatatTGATAccaacttgtgattcattcagcctggaattttgcatgatgtactctgcatataagttaaataagcagggtgactatatacagccttatcatacttgtttcccaattttggaccagtctaactgttgcttcttgacctgcatacaggtttctcaggaggtaggtacaGTGATCTGGTACTCCCACACTGGCTATGTATAAACACAGAATAAGAGATCTGGGGGTCCCAATAgatataagacactaatgaaaaagGCAAGATGCAGAGGGTTATCTCTGATTATAACCTTAAGATTGAatcctcattttaaattttagtgacgtgtgtgtgtatgtatgcatgcatacatgctcagttgtgttggactctttgcgaccccatggactagcccaccaggctcctctgtccatgggattcctcaggcaagaatactgaagtgggtggccatttccttctccaggggaccttccagacccagggatcaaaccagtgtttctggcatctcctgcattggcacgcagattctttaccactagtgccaccaaatAAGTTGTTATTTCACCAGCTTCTGTTTACTCGTCCCTATGCTTCCATCTTCCCAGGTAGTGGGAGTGCTTTCCAAACTAAAATAACTCAGTTATCTTCCCCCAACACCAAGGTGGAGTGTGAAAACCACGTCCTCCAAACTTTCAAGCTGAAATATTTAGATGGATTGTACTTCACTCTGAAAGATGAACTGTTCATCCATCCAAGAAATACTGATTTTACTCTGCTCACGGCACTGCCTCGGGTGCAGGAAGCACACGTCTGGCTGGGTGGATTGGACCCCAACCTTCATGGAGCTTGCAGTCTAGTAGGGATCAGAAGACAAGGGGACAGGTGAGGATAAAGAGACACATCACAGAGCCAGGAAGTTTGATGCAAAGTAGGAACTTCGATGTTTTGGACAATGGATCAGTCCTTCAGACCATATGgtcactcttctttttttaaaacttttcactttatattggagtagagctgGTTAAAAATGTTATGATAGGGTCACTCTTTTTACTTGAAATAGTGTTAACTGCACCAAACACATCCCTGAAGCAGGCATGAATGGTGTTTTGTTATCCACCACGCTCTCTGCCTTGGCAAGTCAGGCAAATTGGCCATGATTAAAATCCTCTACATTCAATACCACTCTGACCCAGATGAGTTTACTCTGTCTAGTTTGGGGTTCCATGTGTTAAAGTTACAAACCATTCAGAAACAAGATATACAAGGaatggtaaaaataataaaatcattaagCTGATGGTAGGACATTGCTGGTGTTTTAAATAATGGCCTTCAGAATTTCACATGGTAAATGACTGGTGTTAGGCTGCATTTCTCTGCATTTGAGTCTTAAAGTGTTTGAGATAGTCAGCTCCCCcaaacaaaaaaaggtaaaatcattAGCATTATTTCTAATATTATGTTGAGGCTGCAGTGagacaaacacacaaacagaacAGTGTGCAGTATCAGGATTGGGAACACAGTTAAGCCAAGAAGCCTAGATTCAAACTTCATGTTTAGTTTCTAAATTGTTTCCAAGTTACATTTTGCCAAGTTTGGAtgtcaggagaaagaaaaacaggtccCCCGAGGCCACACGCAGAGGAAGGACTGTAGACACAAACTGACTAACATTCTGCTTCCTGCTTTTGGTTTGATTTGAttctttgggaaaaaacaaagcaaaacaaaaacagatataagAATTGCTATGTGTAGGCCAGCCCGATGCTAGCATATCTCAGCTTTGAAAAGCCTCTGGGATTTTTGTCTCTTTGTAATGATGTTTGCCGCTGTACTGAAGAAGAGGAACAGAACCCAGAGGTTGGTTTCCCTAGCTCCACAGCACCCCCACCAAGGAAAGCACTCTCTCTTGAAAGTCAGTTATAACAATTAGGTATTTGTTTTCTACCACGTGCCCGCCCCTGGGCAAGGTGCTTCTTAGAGGTTCCAGCCCTGCGAGGGGCTGGGTTGTGACACAGCCCAAACCAGGGCTCCAGTGGGGGCTCAAACCGTCTCATGCTCACCCCCAGGATGTGATCTGAGCCCTTTCTGAGACCTTCTGAGTGTTTCCCTTATAGGAAAATTGCTTCTCTCTTCAATTCCCATTCTTGTCAGTTCAGGGTTCCTTCGAGCCTCCTAATAAccatatatttcattttccacCCATCCGGACTCCTTGCTCCTCCCCGCTCGGCCCGGGGAGAACTCGTAAACGTCGTTGGTGACGAAGCCACTCTCCAAGCTCCCCAGCGTCACGAACCCGCTTTCAGACAGGTTCACGGCCACGTTTTCATAGTCACAAGACACGGCGTCGGGCGCGGCCTCTCCCGAGCGCGCCCGGAACGAGATGTTCTGTAGGTCCGGGCGGGTCTCGGCCAGATCAGCTTCGCTCTGCTTTCGTATGACGTTGTAAACCTCCAGGTCCGGGCTGTTCCCGGGCTGAGAAGCCGGCCAGGAGGGGCGCTGCTCCTTAGTGCTGGGGTCCGGCTGCCCCCGTTTCCTAGGAAGACAGAGAACCAGGGCTGAGCAGGCAAGGGGCCTGAGAATGTCCCCGGGCCCTGTCCAGGCAGGACAGGGTCATCCCTGCGCGGTCACTACGCTGCACTTCTCATCTGTGTCAGCCTTCAGGGCAGGGTTTCGGGTGTGGCAGGAATGAACGAGGAAAGTGTGCTATCTGCCATTCACAGTGGCCTGAACACAGAGCAGAACTGGTGATCCCAGGGTCCCCAGAGCACCCGGAGGGTCTATGGAGAGAACTGCATGGGGGGGAAAATGCCACATTAAAACAAATCCATCTCCAAGGGAAACTGTCCTTCAATTCTGAATGTGGGCAACCAAGCTGAGTAGAATTAGTAGTATCTTTGACTTGCTCACCAATGGAAATCATAGATATTTTCATATCACAGTTATTGTTTAAGatgccttaaaatattttatgctcaTTTCTGCTTCAATATTATGATAATTATATCTAAAGAAGCATTAATAAAGAAGCTCATGTATTACTGTTTCACATacatttttggaaatattttgctAGTATTTTTGTGTCTGAGGTACAAAACGATTAAAACCGTGAGTAGACTCCAGCTTCAAAGTTACAATTCCCAGACTGGGGTGAGCTGCTCAATGGGTAGATAAGGAAGGGAAATCAAGAACCAAGCACAGAGTAAGCAGTTAGAAAACATATTAGCAGTTTTTTAAACTGAGTTCTGTTTTTTTGGCCgtgtcaacatttttaaaatttagatttatttatttttaattggaagataattgcatgacaatattgtgttggtttctgccatatatcaacatgaatcagttataggtatacctatgtcccctccttcctgaacctCTCTACCACCTCCTGTGAACTGAATTCTGTCGATATTTTGGATTAAAAGGAATTAACTAAAAAAATGATTATAGGAAGAGATATTTTTGGGTGCTTATAATATACTCACTCTGCATGTATTAACTGCTTTAATTCTTATAATTCTATAAGgaggttattatttttttgatcttttggccacgctgcatggcatgtgggatcttagtttcttgaccagggattgaacccctgccctcTGTACCAGCAGCACAGAATCTTACCTGCGGGGccgcagggaagcccctaaggaATTATTATGAAATGAAATAGGTTCTACATTGAAATCTTGCTAGTTTATCTTAAATTGGCCATCAAAGGGAGTCAAGCCTTAAAATGTACCTTTGCTTTCCTGTTGTGAAGTGGCAATGCCACCTTCTTCTATATAGACCATGATGATGGGGAATAAAAAGGTAGCTGAGAAGAGCTCTGGGTACCTCCAAACTGGTGGCTCCATGATCCACTAACAGAGGTGCTCTAAGCTACTTAAGGTAGCTATTTTGTAGCCATCTATACTTGTGTATTCAAGTAAAAGTCAATTAAAAGGATTTGgctattttattttgaatgaagTGGTTTTACTTTCAGAGGTTTGCCAGGAGGCTTTGGAACAGTCATTTTCATATGGCTCACTATTTATTCCTTTACTCACCCAAAAAACATTTCTGGAGTGAGAATGTACATGCATGAGAAAACTTTGCTGAGTGATGTGTGGATACACAGGTGAATAACGCAGTCTCACCCCTCAAGTCATTTAAAATCTTCCAcactaaaaaattaaagaatgtaaGATCACTCTGTTAATTACAACTGAGTACAAATGCTTAGTACTTCTGAGTGCCCCGAACCCATCAGATTTATTCTCAAATCTGCAGAAGAGATTCTCTTGGAGCTGCCTTGCCTTTTAATGAAATCCAAGTTCAGAAAACACAAAGGTTTACAAGATCAACGTTTTACTTGCCTCCTTCTACAGATCCAAACCCAACATACACCTGTGGTGACCACAAGGAGGAGGAGAATGCTGAAGATTAGGATGTAGGCAAGATTCAAGGCAGCTTCTGAAAAGAAAAGGGCAGATAAAATGTAGTTATGGGTATGGTGTTTTTCTGAGTTCTGTAAGTTGTTCTAGTGAATTACTGAATGTGACTCCCTGGAATTGCAGTCAGTGGATTAGAAGTGCAGGTGGCCTGGGGACCCCCGATCTTGTGGCTGATATCTGAAGCAAGGGCAGTCTGGGTGGGGGCTGAGCCCTTAACCGGTATGGTCTGTGTTAATTTGGGGTGGCTAGTGTCACGGCTGAATTGCAGTATTTCAATATCTTATTTCATTATATGGACACAGTGGATGCTCTTAGGTAGGTGAGAAAAATACTATTACTTCTCTTATGTAAATaactaaactgaaaaattaagtgtttgttttcttaaagttACCCAATGACAAAAACTcagatctttctcttttttattttaattgaaataaagttgtcatacaatatcatgttagtttcagatgtatccTATATTGATTTGACATTTGCACACATTATTAAGTCTAGCTACCAGCCCAGATCTTCCTCTTGAAACTCAAGGTGAGAGTTGAGGTTCAAAGTCCATCAGCACTCCAGTTTATCACcccattttcttttatcttctatGTCCATTTCCTCTGTTTGTCTTGTAAAGAAATACTAATCATGGCCTGGGTCTTTCTGCTCTTATTTCTCAACATTCATTCTCAATTTCCACCCCCTCCCCTGACCCTGACCCAAACAACTTCTGGGAGGTTCTCAAGTCTCCCACTGTCTTCCTGAAGCCCTTTTACCTCCTGCCTCATCTAATTGCCCCAACTGTCTTATTTTACTGACCAAATCTAACATTTAATACAGTTTTTACAAAGCCACATGTGCcctgtctgttttcatttttaagtagcCGTGGGGAGAACAAGCAGGGTATGTAACCATGGGGATTTGTAATCAGGAGAGCCCCACTATCTGTTTTTCCCTGGGAGAGCTCTGTGTATACCTTTGCTTTCTTTCAGCGTTTCTGTGGCatcttctttctctgtgtcttctgGAAGTACGGGTGTtgctggctctgtctcttcacctGGAGAGAGACACATGCACTCAGAACCTGGAGAAAGGCATTAACATCCAGATATTCTCTGAGGTCCTACCAgcttcgggggtggggggggggaggtgtcAGAAAGCACTAGCAAAGTGACTAGTGTAGTTTATAATCAcggaaagtgaagaactgaatttGCTGACCGAGAGGTTTACTTTTCGTGATCTTTCTGGTATGACTCTTGCTGCCAAGAATCAAGTGGGAACACAACCCGCAGGCAGCTGACATCAAGGCCCATAAACTACTGCAGAACACAGGGGAAGGGCCAATGACTCACTTTTAGGACCACAATGATCAGTTTGACTCACTTGTCTCATTAGATTGAATTATTCCTTTCATATTGTCAATAAGGATAGGTAACATCACAAACTGATTTGTAATTGCTCATTTTCACATAGTTGAAAGGCAACCctagagggtgagatgaatgaaCCACGTGCCATGTCTCAGCGTGACTTATACCCATCCAAAGAGTCGGTGTCTTTCCATCGAATCATCTAGTCTAAAGAGCATGTGACTCTAAACCTATGGAGAGGTTCTAAACCTGTGAAACAGCCCAAATGAACTCAAATCTCCAATGACAGTCTTACCTCCAGTCCTTGTAGAAGGAACTGTTGGTTTCTCTGCAGCAGAAAGGAATAAGAATGAGAGTAATAGGTAAATCGCCACACCCTCTGAGTGAAGCTGGCCAGGGCACATCTTCCATCTAGTTGCTCATTCAGTCGTCCAACAAACTTCATTTCATGCTATCAGACTCCAGAACCTGGTT
This sequence is a window from Odocoileus virginianus isolate 20LAN1187 ecotype Illinois chromosome 10, Ovbor_1.2, whole genome shotgun sequence. Protein-coding genes within it:
- the LAYN gene encoding layilin isoform X4; protein product: MYSPNLHTRNWYVDEPSCGSEVCVVMYHQPSAPAGIGGPYMFQWNDDRCTMKNNFICKYSDEKPTVPSTRTGGEETEPATPVLPEDTEKEDATETLKESKEAALNLAYILIFSILLLLVVTTGVCWVWICRRRKRGQPDPSTKEQRPSWPASQPGNSPDLEVYNVIRKQSEADLAETRPDLQNISFRARSGEAAPDAVSCDYENVAVNLSESGFVTLGSLESGFVTNDVYEFSPGRAGRSKESGWVENEIYGY
- the LAYN gene encoding layilin isoform X2 yields the protein MPRGAAPRAVLLAVLLAGLLRATGRLLSGQPVCRLGTQKPCYEVIYFHDASQRLNFEEARAACRRKGGQLVSIESEDEQRLIEKFIENLLASDGDFWIGLRRREDKQSNGTACQDLYAWIDGSKAAFRNWYVDEPSCGSEVCVVMYHQPSAPAGIGGPYMFQWNDDRCTMKNNFICKYSDGEETEPATPVLPEDTEKEDATETLKESKEAALNLAYILIFSILLLLVVTTGVCWVWICRRRKRGQPDPSTKEQRPSWPASQPGNSPDLEVYNVIRKQSEADLAETRPDLQNISFRARSGEAAPDAVSCDYENVAVNLSESGFVTLGSLESGFVTNDVYEFSPGRAGRSKESGWVENEIYGY
- the LAYN gene encoding layilin isoform X1 produces the protein MPRGAAPRAVLLAVLLAGLLRATGRLLSGQPVCRLGTQKPCYEVIYFHDASQRLNFEEARAACRRKGGQLVSIESEDEQRLIEKFIENLLASDGDFWIGLRRREDKQSNGTACQDLYAWIDGSKAAFRNWYVDEPSCGSEVCVVMYHQPSAPAGIGGPYMFQWNDDRCTMKNNFICKYSDEKPTVPSTRTGGEETEPATPVLPEDTEKEDATETLKESKEAALNLAYILIFSILLLLVVTTGVCWVWICRRRKRGQPDPSTKEQRPSWPASQPGNSPDLEVYNVIRKQSEADLAETRPDLQNISFRARSGEAAPDAVSCDYENVAVNLSESGFVTLGSLESGFVTNDVYEFSPGRAGRSKESGWVENEIYGY
- the LAYN gene encoding layilin isoform X3, with product MGNTILAFPRSLEAALPSVMFAWIRNWYVDEPSCGSEVCVVMYHQPSAPAGIGGPYMFQWNDDRCTMKNNFICKYSDEKPTVPSTRTGGEETEPATPVLPEDTEKEDATETLKESKEAALNLAYILIFSILLLLVVTTGVCWVWICRRRKRGQPDPSTKEQRPSWPASQPGNSPDLEVYNVIRKQSEADLAETRPDLQNISFRARSGEAAPDAVSCDYENVAVNLSESGFVTLGSLESGFVTNDVYEFSPGRAGRSKESGWVENEIYGY
- the LAYN gene encoding layilin isoform X5, translated to MYHQPSAPAGIGGPYMFQWNDDRCTMKNNFICKYSDEKPTVPSTRTGGEETEPATPVLPEDTEKEDATETLKESKEAALNLAYILIFSILLLLVVTTGVCWVWICRRRKRGQPDPSTKEQRPSWPASQPGNSPDLEVYNVIRKQSEADLAETRPDLQNISFRARSGEAAPDAVSCDYENVAVNLSESGFVTLGSLESGFVTNDVYEFSPGRAGRSKESGWVENEIYGY